In Ruminococcaceae bacterium BL-6, a genomic segment contains:
- a CDS encoding conserved protein of unknown function (Evidence 4 : Unknown function but conserved in other organisms), producing the protein MLRWIDEINKITDADNQAKSIRKQIKHIKKEPYSPENRKKIKELYATLDDIQFHPDYMGLIIDKIKDFNHANKYGFTITYGDKCKKTYRRLLGTNGGVKNSTVIYVSTEIYDEVNKRLNNGRKMDVPAVPAKLESYKALTCSGSIPVSDPDGVLVVNDCETHFKSDIIRIDDKQEGEPVLTYEKDQDVNLVDSDGYGLIDKDLSLKWHQELLEEGICSGFCIRNSWCKGMVFTFPYKEFAKDIAHKNIVKDAWGNLVDINKVQLILTTSMLKLWDSYDSWQDYYDNCKANHYTFSVTKCCPNKLENERNLNYQFLQSYRLNDNELNELLKPTIDEIHDVLGGDYRKSILFLKGMFLNDDNVESIDCDFTKALMIDKRMMNDPFVKSKIHQMIKKRINEAKIGTIKCHANFSIISGDPYSLCQSIFGIKVTGLLKAGEAYNKYWIDENADKVVCFRAPMTCHNNIRILHMANTKNMQYWYRYMTTCTILNSWDTTTHALNGADKDSDMVFLTNNKILLEHTRELPAIMCIQRKAEKVVVTEEDAIQANINSFGDEIGKTTNRITTMIDLQSKFDVDSAEYKMLDYRIMCGQLFQQNAIDKTKGIIAKPMPKEWYNADVCKIKEGDSEEVKKQKAFNLSIVANKKPYFMCYIYPDTMKRYKDYIYNTDCKARMEFRLSIDELINKPNKTKKEKTFLEYYYSRMPVGIESCLLNRICWKVENEFDGFLSKHIDYGKFDYSILKSNIIYSKNHYRIIKKLYEDYMNELSNYHTLVANTRIEHEEATTTRMEFKNRFKVACSSACPNEEELCNIILDICYKNNNTKQFAWDVCGETIINNLLHKNDNIINYPVADDNGDIQFGGCKFTMCKKVYGDDQI; encoded by the coding sequence ATGTTGAGATGGATTGATGAAATTAACAAAATAACAGATGCAGATAATCAAGCAAAATCAATTCGCAAACAGATTAAACATATTAAAAAAGAACCTTATTCACCTGAAAACAGGAAGAAAATCAAAGAACTGTATGCGACATTAGATGATATTCAGTTTCATCCCGATTATATGGGATTGATTATTGATAAAATTAAAGATTTTAATCATGCTAACAAATATGGCTTTACAATTACTTATGGGGATAAATGTAAAAAAACATATAGACGTTTACTTGGTACGAATGGTGGAGTAAAAAATTCTACTGTAATTTATGTATCTACGGAAATTTATGATGAAGTAAATAAGAGATTGAATAACGGAAGAAAAATGGATGTGCCAGCCGTTCCAGCAAAACTTGAAAGTTATAAGGCACTTACTTGTAGTGGCTCAATTCCTGTTTCTGATCCTGATGGCGTGCTTGTTGTAAATGATTGTGAAACACATTTTAAGTCTGATATTATTAGAATTGATGATAAACAGGAAGGAGAACCGGTTTTAACTTATGAAAAAGACCAAGATGTAAATTTAGTTGATAGTGATGGATATGGTCTTATTGATAAAGATTTGAGTTTGAAATGGCATCAAGAATTACTTGAAGAAGGTATTTGTAGCGGATTTTGTATCAGAAATTCATGGTGCAAGGGGATGGTTTTTACATTCCCATATAAAGAGTTCGCAAAAGATATAGCGCATAAAAATATAGTTAAGGATGCATGGGGTAATTTAGTAGACATAAACAAGGTACAATTAATTCTAACTACGTCTATGCTGAAGCTATGGGATAGCTACGATAGTTGGCAAGATTATTATGATAATTGCAAAGCAAATCATTATACTTTTAGTGTTACAAAATGTTGTCCCAACAAACTTGAAAACGAGCGTAATCTAAATTATCAGTTTTTGCAAAGCTATAGACTGAATGATAATGAATTAAATGAATTATTAAAACCTACTATTGATGAAATTCATGATGTGTTGGGTGGAGATTATCGTAAAAGTATTCTATTTCTTAAAGGTATGTTTCTTAATGATGATAATGTAGAAAGCATTGATTGTGATTTTACAAAAGCATTAATGATTGATAAACGAATGATGAATGATCCTTTTGTAAAAAGTAAAATTCATCAAATGATTAAGAAACGTATTAACGAAGCAAAGATTGGTACAATTAAATGTCATGCTAATTTTTCTATAATTAGTGGTGATCCCTATTCTCTATGCCAAAGCATTTTTGGTATTAAAGTTACTGGTTTATTAAAAGCAGGAGAAGCATACAATAAATATTGGATTGATGAAAATGCAGATAAAGTCGTGTGTTTTCGTGCGCCAATGACTTGTCATAATAATATTAGAATTTTACATATGGCAAATACAAAAAATATGCAGTATTGGTATAGATATATGACTACTTGTACTATATTGAATTCATGGGATACTACTACTCATGCTCTTAATGGTGCAGATAAGGATTCTGATATGGTCTTTTTGACAAACAATAAAATATTATTGGAACATACAAGAGAGCTTCCAGCTATTATGTGTATTCAGCGTAAGGCAGAAAAAGTTGTTGTTACAGAAGAAGATGCGATCCAAGCGAATATTAATAGCTTTGGTGATGAAATCGGTAAGACAACAAATCGTATTACAACTATGATTGATCTACAATCAAAATTTGATGTAGATAGTGCAGAGTATAAAATGCTTGATTATCGTATTATGTGTGGTCAGTTATTCCAACAAAATGCTATCGACAAAACCAAGGGAATTATTGCTAAGCCTATGCCTAAAGAATGGTATAATGCAGATGTTTGTAAGATTAAAGAGGGTGATAGCGAAGAAGTAAAAAAACAAAAAGCATTTAATTTAAGTATTGTAGCAAATAAAAAACCATATTTTATGTGTTACATATATCCTGATACGATGAAACGATACAAAGACTATATTTATAATACTGATTGTAAGGCAAGAATGGAATTTAGGTTATCAATTGATGAACTAATTAACAAGCCCAACAAGACTAAGAAAGAAAAAACATTTTTGGAATATTATTATTCTCGTATGCCAGTAGGTATTGAATCTTGTCTTCTGAATCGTATTTGTTGGAAAGTAGAAAATGAATTTGATGGATTTTTAAGCAAACATATTGATTATGGTAAGTTTGATTATAGTATTCTTAAATCAAATATTATATATAGTAAAAATCATTACAGAATTATTAAAAAGTTGTATGAGGATTATATGAATGAGCTTAGTAATTATCATACTTTGGTTGCTAATACAAGGATTGAACATGAAGAAGCAACTACAACACGAATGGAGTTTAAGAATAGATTCAAAGTAGCCTGTAGTTCTGCATGTCCCAATGAAGAAGAACTTTGTAATATTATTCTTGATATTTGTTATAAAAATAATAATACTAAACAGTTTGCATGGGATGTTTGTGGAGAAACTATTATAAACAATTTGCTACATAAAAACGACAATATCATTAATTATCCGGTTGCAGATGATAATGGAGATATTCAATTTGGTGGGTGTAAGTTTACAATGTGTAAAAAAGTATATGGAGATGATCAAATATAG
- a CDS encoding conserved protein of unknown function (Evidence 4 : Unknown function but conserved in other organisms), translated as MSILAKYWYSQDYKKHDICNLMNDFMVKNYKGYNPVSWDLVIEKIVTKAKKYPLIQVNFVCITKHELETIQELQSKRMQRVAFTLLCLAKFYDAVNEKNNDWANSKINDIFRMARVQISKNDKTLMLNDLRALGLIEYSVKVDNDNVNVQFVDNESEVILQIDDFRELGYEYMRYCGDGKFINCEDCGKLMKLYSKDNQTVRCAECQHKYRRKYKTQKDIERYWRKKNSFSDSTN; from the coding sequence TTGAGTATTTTAGCAAAGTATTGGTATTCACAAGATTATAAAAAACATGATATTTGTAATCTTATGAATGATTTTATGGTTAAGAATTATAAGGGATATAATCCTGTTAGTTGGGATTTGGTAATTGAAAAGATAGTTACAAAAGCAAAGAAATATCCTTTAATTCAAGTAAACTTTGTTTGTATTACAAAGCATGAGTTGGAGACTATTCAAGAGTTGCAGAGTAAGCGAATGCAACGAGTAGCATTTACGTTGCTTTGTTTGGCAAAATTTTATGATGCAGTTAATGAAAAGAATAATGATTGGGCGAATAGTAAAATTAATGATATTTTTCGAATGGCAAGAGTTCAAATATCAAAGAATGATAAAACATTGATGTTAAATGACCTGAGAGCATTAGGATTAATTGAATACAGTGTTAAGGTAGACAATGATAATGTAAATGTGCAGTTTGTAGATAATGAAAGCGAAGTGATTTTACAGATTGATGATTTCAGAGAATTAGGTTATGAATATATGAGATATTGTGGAGATGGTAAATTTATCAATTGTGAGGATTGTGGAAAATTAATGAAATTATATTCCAAGGATAATCAAACAGTCCGATGTGCGGAATGTCAACATAAATATCGTAGAAAGTATAAAACTCAGAAAGACATTGAACGGTATTGGAGAAAGAAGAATAGTTTTTCGGACAGCACAAATTAA
- a CDS encoding protein of unknown function (Evidence 5 : Unknown function), whose translation MKAQSHRHRYYLEESDKYLELIQDTNNKAQEILTQRNKRNVRHY comes from the coding sequence ATGAAGGCTCAAAGCCATAGACACAGATATTATCTTGAAGAGTCTGATAAATATCTTGAGTTGATTCAAGATACTAACAACAAAGCTCAAGAGATTTTAACACAACGTAATAAACGTAATGTTAGACATTATTAA
- a CDS encoding protein of unknown function (Evidence 5 : Unknown function), protein MAAKISKKKTINAQGTLDINGMKLEVEDVPDPVVLSELLKDFDGLDVKLSVTYGEDIA, encoded by the coding sequence ATGGCAGCAAAAATTAGCAAGAAAAAGACTATCAATGCACAGGGCACTCTTGATATTAATGGTATGAAACTTGAAGTTGAAGATGTTCCCGATCCTGTAGTTCTTTCAGAGTTGCTTAAAGATTTTGATGGTCTTGATGTAAAACTTTCTGTTACATATGGAGAAGATATTGCGTAA